A segment of the Streptomyces pactum genome:
CCCGCGCCGGCCTGGAGCACCTGTCCCATGATCACGTACTGGACCTGGTCGCCGCCGATACCCGCGCGGTCGAGGGCGGCCTTGATCGCGAAGCCGCCGAGGTCGGCCCCGGAGAAGGACTTCAGCGAGCCGAGCAGCCGCCCCATCGGGGTACGGGCACCCGCGACGATGACGGAGGTCGTGCCGTTCGTTGCAGAAGACATGAGCTGCGATCCCCTTTTCCGGCCCGCACAGGCCGAGGAGTGAACGAGGGTTTACTCGAATGTACTGAGCGGTATCCCGCCCGTCACCCGGCGGTCGGTGTGATCGCGCGCACGTTGCGTAACCACCTCCGGAGCGCTGCACTGAATCCATGCTGACGCGAATCGACCACATCGGAATCGCCTGCCACGACCTCGACACGACCGTCGAGTTCTACCGTGCCACCTACGGCTTCGAGGTGACCCACACCGAGGTCAACGAGGAGCAGGGCGTGCGTGAGGCCATGCTCAAGATCAACGATACGTCGGACGGCGGCGCCACGTATCTCCAGCTCCTGGAGCCGACCCGGGAGGACTCCGCGGTCGGCAAGTGGCTCGCCAAGAACGGCGAGGGCGTCCACCACATCGCGTTCGGTACGGCGGACGTGGACGCGGACGCCGCGGACATCCGGGGCAAGGGCGTACGCGTTCTGTACGACGAGCCCCGGCGCGGTTCCATGGGGTCGCGGATCACCTTCCTGCACCCCAAGGACTGCCACGGCGTACTGACAGAACTGGTCACTTCGGCGGCCGTTGAGTCACCTGAGCACTGACTCTCGTACATATGGGCCGGTAGGGTTGGGTGCGGTCGCCGCTCAGTCCAGGGTGACCCGGTCCCGCCGTCAGTGGTGGCGGGGCCGCCGGGGTCGTGTTTCGGGGGGCCAACGCCGGGGCAGAAGCACGTGCTCCGCCGTTGATCTGACACCATTCCCCGGGGGCCCCGTCCGGTGGACGGACGGAGCTCGTTCGGGAAGATTGCGACCAGGGGACGGATGGGACCGCGCAGTGCGGGGCTACGAGAGCCAGGAGCGAGAGCCGGCGGCTGACGTCGACCACCTCTCTCGGTTCGAGGCCGAGATGAAGCGGCTGAAGACCGAGCGGGAAAAGGCGATCCAGCACGCCGAGGACCTCGGCTACCAGGTCGAGGTGCTGCGCGCCAAGTTGCACGAGGCGCGGCGCACCATCATGTCCCGGCCCGCCTTCGACGGCGGCGACATCGGGTACCAGGCCGAGCAGTTGCTGCGCAACGCGCAGACGCAGGCCGACCAACTGCGCGCGGACGCCGAGCGGGAGCTGAGCCAGGCCCGGGCGCAGACGCAGCGCATCCTCCAGGAGCACGCCGAACAGGCCGCCCGGCTCCAGGCCGAGCTGCACCAGGAGGCGGTGACCCGGCGCCAGCAGCTCGACCAGGAGCTGGCCGAGCGCCGCCAGACCGTCGAGTCGCACGTCAACGAGAACGTGGCCTGGGCGGAGCAGCTCCGCGCCCGCACCGAGCAGCAGGCCCGCCGGCTGCTCGACGAGTCCCGCGCCGAGGCCGAGCAGGCCATGGCCGCGGCCCGCGCGGAGGCGGAGCGGCTCACCTCCGAGGCCCGCCGGCGGCTGCAGGACGACGCCGAGAGCGCGCGCACCGAGGCCGAGCAGATCCTGCGCCGCGCCCGCGCCGACGCCGAGCGGCTGCTGACCGCCGCCTCCACACAGGCGCAGGAGGCCACCGACCACGCCGAGCAGTTGCGCAGCTCCACCGCCACCGAGTCGGAGTCCACCCGCCGCCAGGTCCAGGAGCTGAGCCGGGCCGCCGAGCAGCGGATGTCCGAGGCGGAGGAGGCGCTGCGCAAGGCGCAGGCCGAGGCCGAGAAGGTGGTCGCCGAGGCCAAGGAGTCCGCGGCCAAGGCGCTCGCGAGCGCGGAGCAGACCAACGAGCAGCGCACCCGCACCGCCAAGGAGCAGGTCGCCCGGCTGGTCGGCGAGGCCACCAAGGACGCCGAGAGCACCAGGACCGAGGCCGAGCAGCTCGTCGCGGACGCCCGCGCCGAGGCCGAGAAGATCGTCGCCGAGGCCGTCGAGAAGGCCCGCACGCTCACCGCCGAGGAGTCGGCCACCCAGCTCTCCAAGGCGGCCAAGACCGCCGAGGACGTGCTGAACAAGGCGTCCGAGGACGCCAAGCGGACCACGAAGGCCGCCACCGAGGAGGCCGAGCGGATCCGCACCGAGGCCGAGGCCGAGGCGGACCGGCTGCGCGCCGAGGCGCACGACATCGCCGAACAGCTCAAGGGCGCGGCGAAGGACGACACCAAGGAGTACCGCGCCAAGACGGTCGAGCTCCAGGAGGAGGCGCGCCGGCTGCGCGGCGAGGCCGAGCAGCTCCGCTCCGACGCCGTCGCCGAGGGCGAGAAGATCCGCGCCGAGGCCCGCAAGGAGGCCGTGGCGCAGATCGAGGAGGCGGCGAAGACCGCCGAGGAGCTGCTCGCCAAGGCCAAGGCCGACGCCGACGAACTGCGCCGGACCGCGACGGCGGACAGCGAGAAGGTCCGCACCGAGGCCATCGAGCGGGCTACGACCCTGCGCCGGCAGGCCGAGGAGACCCTGGAGCGCACCCGCGCCGAGGCCGAGCGGCACCGCACGGAGGCCGCCGAGCGCGCCGAGGAGCTCCAGGCGGAGGCCGAGCGCTCCGCCCGCGAGCTGCGCGAGGAGACCGAACGCGCCGTCGAGGCCCGGCAGGCGGAGGCCGCCGACGAGCTGACGCGGCTGCACACCGAGGCCGAGGAGCGCCGCACCGCCGCCGAGCAGGCGCTGACCGAGGCCCGTGAGGAGGGCGAGCGGATCCGCCGCGAGGCCGCCGAGGAGGCCGAGCGGCTGCGCACCGAGGCGGCGGAGCGGATCCGCACGCTCCAGCAGCAGGCCGAGACGGAGGCCGAGCGGCTGCGCACCGAGGCCGCCGCGGACGCCTCCGCCTCCCGCGCGGAGGGCGAGGCCGTCGCCGTACGGCTGCGGTCGGAGGCCGCGAGCGAGGCGGAGCGGCTGAAGTCGGAGGCGCAGGAGAGCGCCGACCGGGTGCGGGCGGAGGCGCAGACCGCCGCCGAGCGCATCGCCGCCGAGGCGTCGGAGGCACTGGCCGCCGCCCAGGAGGAGGCCGCCCGGCGCCGCCGCGAGGCCGAGGAAACGCTCGGCTCCGCCCGGCAGGAGGCGGACCAGGAGCGCGAACGGGCCCGCGAGCAGAGCGAGGAGCTGCTGGCCTCGGCGCGCAACCGCGTGGAGGAGGCGCAGGCCGAGGCGACCCGGCTGGTCGAGGAGGCCGACCGGCGCGCCACCGAGATGGTGTCGGCCGCCGAGCAGCACGCGACGCAGGTGCGGGAATCGGTCGCCGGGCTGCACGAACAGGCCCAGGAGGAGATCACCGGACTGCGCAGCGCCGCCGAGCACGCGGCGGAGCGCACCCGGCGCGAGGCCGAGGAGGAGGCGGACCGGGTCCGCGCCGACGCCTACGCGGAGCGGGAGCGGGCGAGCGAGGACGCCGGGCGGCTGCGGCGCGAGGCGCAGGAGGAGACGGAGGCCGCCAAGGCGCTGGCCGAGCGGACGGTGTCCGAGGCCATCACGGAGGCCGACCGGATCCGTTCGGACGTCTCCGAGCACGCCCAGCGGGTGCGCACGGAGGCCTCCGACACCATCGCCGAGGCCGAGCAGTCCGCGGCGCGTACCCGGGCGGACGCCCGCGAGGACGCGAACCGCATCCGGTCCGACGCGGCGACGCAGGCGGACACCCTGATCACCGAGGCGCGCTCCGAGGCCGAGCGGCTCACCGTGGAGACGGCGGCCGAGACCGACCGGATCCGCACGGAGACGGTCGCCGAGGCGGAGCGCGTCCGCACCGAGGCGGCGACCGAGGCCGAGCGCGTCCGCACCGAGGCGGCCGGCGAGGCGGAGCGGCTGCGGACCGAGACGGTCGCGGAGGCCGAGCGGGTCCGCGCCGAGGCCACCGCCCGGGCCGAGCAGTTGGTCTCGGACGCCGCCGGGGAGGCGGAGCGGCTGCGCACCGAGGCCGCCGAGACGGTCGGCTCCGCCCAGCAGCACGCCGAGCGCGTGCGCACCGAGGCGGAGCGCGTCCAGGCCGAGGCGGCGGCGGAGGCCGAGCGGGTCACCGCGGCCGCCCGCGAGGAGGCCGAGCGCACCCTCGACGAGGCCCGCAGGGACGCCAACAAGCGGCGCTCGGAGGCGGCCGAGCAGGTCGACACGCTCATCACCGAGACCACGGCCGAGGCCGACAAGCTGCTCACCGAGGCCCAGCAGCAGGCCCAGAAGACCACCGCGGACGCCGAGTCGCAGGCCGACACGATGGTCGGCGCGGCCCGCACGGAGGCCGACCGGATCGTCTCGGAGGCGACGGTCGAGGGCAACACCCGGGTGGAGAAGGCCCGTACGGACGCGGACGAGCTGCTGGTCGGCGCCCGCCGGGACGCGACCGCCGTGAGGGAGCGCGCGGAGGAGCTGCGCCAGCGGCTCACCTCCGAGATCGAGGAGCTGCACGAGCGGGCCCGCCGTGAGGCCGCCGAGACGATGAAGTCGGCCGGCGACCGCTGCGACGCGCTCGTCAAGGCCGCCGAGGAGCAGCTCGCCAAGGCGGAGGCGAAGGCCAAGGAGCTGGTGTCGGAGGCCAACTCCGAGGCCGGCAAGGTGCGCATCGCCGCCGTCAAGAAGGCGGAGGGGCTGCTCAAGGAGGCCGAGCAGAAGAAGGCCACGCTGGTCCGGGAGGCCGAGGAGCTCAAGGCCGAGGCGGTCCGCGAGGCCCGCCGCACGGTCGACGAGGGCAAGCGGGAGCTGGAGATCCTGGTGCGGCGCCGCGAGGACATCAACGCCGAGATCTCCCGCGTGCAGGACGTGCTGGAGGCGCTGGAGTCCTTCGAGGCGCCGACGGGTGGCGGCAAGGACAACGGGGTCAAGGCCGGGGCCACGGTGGGAGCCCCACGTTCGGGTGGCAAGTCGTCAGACGGCTAGCCTTCGGGGCGGATCGGGTGTCTGCTGGAGACCTTTGGCCGGAGTCCTGACGGACCCTTGACCAGAACTTTGGCAAGCCATCCGTGGGTCAGCCACCCAAAAGAGGTGTCATTCTCCGTATCAAACGTGCATCCGCTCGATGACACACCGCATTGGCGCCTAGGATTCCCCCTATCACCTCACCGGTCTCTTTCGACAGGAACCCCATGAGCGACACTTCCCCCTACGGCTTCGAGCTTGTGCGGCGTGGGTACGACCGCGCTCAGGTGGACGAACGTATCTCCAAGCTCGTCTCCGACCGTGACAGCGCTCTCGCCCGCATCACCGCTCTGGAAAAGCGCATCGAGGAGCTCCACCTCGAGACCCAGAACGCCCAGGCCCAGGTCAACGACGCCGAGCCGTCGTACGCCGGTCTCGGCGCCCGGGTCGAGAAGATCCTGCGTCTCGCCGAGGAAGAGGCGAAGGACCTGCGCGAGGAGGCCCGGCGCGCCGCCGAGCAGCACCGCGAGCTCGCCGAGTCGGCGGCCCAGCAGGTGCGCAACGACGCGGAGTCGTACGCCTCCGAGCGCAAGGCCAAGGCCGAGGACGAGGGCGTCCGGATCGTCGAGAAGGCCAAGACCGACGCCTCGCAGCTCCGTTCCGAGGCGCAGAAGGACGCGCAGTCCAAGCGCGAGGAGGCGGACGCCCTCTTCGAGGAGACCCGCGCGAAGGCCGCGCAGGCCGCCGCCGACTTCGAGACGAACCTCGCCAAGCGCCGCGAGCAGTCCGAGCGCGACCTGGCCTCCCGTCAGGCCAAGGCCGAAAAGCGCCTCGCGGAGATCGAGCACCGCGCGGAGCAGCTCCGTCTGGAGGCGGAGAAGCTGCGCACGGACGCCGAGCGCCGCGCCCGCCAGACCGTCGAGACGGCGCAGCGCCAGGCCGAGGACATCGTGGCCGACGCCAACGCCAAGGCGGACCGGATCCGTTCGGAATCGGAGCGCGAGCTCGCGGCCCTCACCAACCGCCGCGACTCCATCAACGCGCAGCTCACCAACGTGCGCGAGATGCTGGCGACCCTCACGGGCGCCGCGGTGGCCGCGGCCGGTACGCCGGCCGAGGACGAGCCCGTCTCCCGCGGCGTGCCGGCCCAGCAGTCCCGCTGACACGGGGCGTACGCCGGCCGAACGCGTAGGGAACAAGTACGAAGCCTTCTGTCACTGGGGTGGCAGAGGGCTTCGTCACGTTCTAGCGTGGGCGCCATGATCGAGCTCGAGGGGCTGACCAAGCGGTACGGCGAGAAGGTGGCGGTCAACAATCTCTCGTTCACCGTCAGACCCGGCATCATCACGGGCTTCCTCGGCCCCAACGGCGCGGGCAAGTCGACCACCATGCGGATGGTGCTGGGCCTGGACCGACCCACCGCCGGGGACGTCCGGATCGACGGCAAGCACTACGACCAGCTCAAGGACCCGCTGACGTACATCGGCGCGCTGCTGGAGGCCAAGGCCTGGCACGGCGGGCGCAGCGCCTACAACCACCTGCTGTGCCTCGCGCAGAGCAACGGCATTCCGGCGAGCCGGGTGCGCGAGGTGCTGGACACGGTCGGGCTCTCGGCGGTCGCCCGGAAGAAGACCAAGGGCTTCTCCCTCGGCATGGGCCAGCGGCTCGGCATCGCCGGAGCGCTGCTCGGCGACCCGCGGATCCTGATGTTCGACGAGCCGGTCAACGGCCTCGACCCCGAGGGCATCCACTGGATCCGCAATCTGATGAAGACGCTGGCCTCCCAGGGCCGCACGGTCTTCGTCTCCTCCCACCTGATGAGCGAGATGGCGCTGACGGCGGACCACCTGGTGGTCATCGGCCAGGGCAGGCTGCTGGCGGACACCTCGATGGCCGAGTTCATCGCGGAGAACTCGCGCAGCTACGTCCGCATCCGCACCCCGCAGCGCGAACGGCTGCTCGACGTGCTGCACGGCGACGGCATCACGGTCGTCGAGACCGGCGCCGAGGCTCTGGAGGTGGACGGCGACAAGTCCGAGGCCATCGGCGAGCTGGCGGCGCGGCACCAGATCGTGCTGCACGAACTGAGCCCGCAGCGGGCCTCGCTGGAGGAGGCGTTCATGCAGCTCACCGCCGAGTCCGTGGAGTACCACGCGCACGACGGGCAGCCGCCCGGTCCGGTGCCACCGCAACAGGCGCAGCGGCAACAGCAGTGGGGCAGCGACTGGAGGAAGGGATGAGCATGGCGGCGACACAGGCCGTACGGTCCGAGTGGACCAAGATCCGGTCGGTCGCGTCCACGGTGTGGACGCTGGGCCTCGCCGTGGTCGTCACCATCGCCCTGGGCATGCTGATCTCGGCGCTGTCGAAGAGCGAGTTCGGCAACATGAGCGAGCGGGACCAGCTCACCTTCGACCCGACCTTCATCAGCTTCGCCGGGACGAGCCTCGGCCAACTGGCGATGATCGTGTTCGGGGTACTGGTCGTGGCGAACGAGTACAGCTCCGGCATGATCCGCACCTCGCTGGCGGCCGTGCCGCAGCGCGGCACGTTCCTGTTCAGCAAGATCGCGGTGGCCACCGCCCTCGCCCTCGTCGTGAGCATGGTCACCAGCTTCGCCACCTTCTTCCTCGGACAGGCGATGCTCGGCGACCTCAAGGCGTCGATCGGCGATCCGGGCGTGCTGCGCGCGGTCATCGGCGGCGGCCTGTACATGACCCTCATCGCGATGTTCTCGATGGGCGTCGCCGCGATGCTGCGCTCACCGATGCTGTCGCTGGGCATCCTGATGCCGTTCTTCTTCCTGATCTCCAACATCCTGGGCAACGTCCCGGCGACGGAGAAGGTCGGCAGGTTCCTGCCCGACCAGGCCGGCAGCAAGATCATGCAGGTGGTCGCGCCGATCGACGACGACGTCCCCTACGGCCCCTGGGGCGGCCTCGGGATCATGGCGCTGTGGGTGATCGCGGCCCTCGTCGGCGGGTACGTTGTGCTGAAGAAGCGGGACGCCTGAGGACCGGGCAGACGCTGGAAGGGTTCCGTCCGTGCCCGGATTTTGCCCGGGCTTGAACGGAACCGTCAGCGCCTCGATATCCTCCTAACCCTTACGGGGGCGTGTGCCCTGCTGTCCTGAACCTTCCGATGGGTGCGGAGCATGATCGAGGCTGTCGGCCTGACCAAGCGCTACGGCGACAAGACCGCTGTGTACAACCTCTCCTTCCAGGTGCGGCCCGGCGCCGTCACCGGCTTCCTCGGGCCCAACGGCTCGGGCAAGTCGACGACGATGCGCATGATCCTCGGCCTGGACAACCCCACCGCCGGGCACGTGACCATCGGCGGCCACCCCTACCGCAAGCTGCCCAACGCCCCCCGTCAGGTCGGCGCGCTGCTCGACGCCAAGGCGGTGCACGGCGGCCGGGCCGCCCGCAACCACCTGCTGAGCCTGGCCCAACTGTCGGGCATCCCGGCCCGGCGCGTGGACGAGGTGCTCGGCGTGGTCGGCCTCCAGGACGTGGCCCGGCGGCGTTCCAAGGGCTTCTCCCTCGGCATGGGCCAGCGGCTCGGCATCGCCGCCGCGCTGCTCGGCGACCCCCAGGTGCTGCTGTTCGACGAGCCGGTCAACGGCCTCGACCCCGAGGGCATCCACTGGGTGCGCAATCTGATGAAGGCGCTCGCGGCGGAGGGCCGTACCGTCTTCGTCTCCTCGCACCTGATGAGCGAGATGGCGCTGACCGCCGACCACCTGATCGTCATCGGGCGCGGCCAGTTGCTCTCCGACATGAGCGTGAAGGACTTCATCTCGGCCAACTCCGCCGACTTCGCGCGCGTGCGGACGCCGGAAGGCGAGCCGCAGTTGCGCGAGAAGCTGACGTCCGCGCTGACCGAGGCGGGCGGGCACGTGATGTCCGAGCAGGACGGCGCGCTGCGGGTGACCGGGCTGGCGCTCCCCCGGATCAGCGACATCGCGCACGGCAGCGACGTACGGCTGTGGGAGCTGTCGCCGCACCAGGCCTCGCTCGAGGAGGCCTACATGCGGATGACCCAGGGCGCCGTCGACTACCGGTCGACCGCCGACCAGAAGGCCGGGCTCCAGCAGCCGCTGCCGCCCGGCGCGCAGCCTCCGATGCCGGTGCCCGGACAGGGCCAGCCCGGCTGGTACGCCCCACCGCCGCCGCAGCAGGGCGGTCAGCCCTTCCCGGCGCCGCAGGGCGCTCCCCAGGGCGCGCCGGGCCGGGCCCCGGCGGGACCGTACGGAGCCCCGGCCGCGCCCGCCGCGGTGCCGGGCGGTCAGTCCGCCAACCCGTACGCGGCGCAGCAGGCCCCGCACGCTCCGCAGGCCCCGGCCCAGGCGCCCACGCCGCCCGGGGCCGCCCCCTCGCCCACTTCCGCCCCCGCGCCCGTCACCGAACCGACCAAGC
Coding sequences within it:
- the mce gene encoding methylmalonyl-CoA epimerase codes for the protein MLTRIDHIGIACHDLDTTVEFYRATYGFEVTHTEVNEEQGVREAMLKINDTSDGGATYLQLLEPTREDSAVGKWLAKNGEGVHHIAFGTADVDADAADIRGKGVRVLYDEPRRGSMGSRITFLHPKDCHGVLTELVTSAAVESPEH
- the scy gene encoding polarized growth protein Scy, with translation MRGYESQEREPAADVDHLSRFEAEMKRLKTEREKAIQHAEDLGYQVEVLRAKLHEARRTIMSRPAFDGGDIGYQAEQLLRNAQTQADQLRADAERELSQARAQTQRILQEHAEQAARLQAELHQEAVTRRQQLDQELAERRQTVESHVNENVAWAEQLRARTEQQARRLLDESRAEAEQAMAAARAEAERLTSEARRRLQDDAESARTEAEQILRRARADAERLLTAASTQAQEATDHAEQLRSSTATESESTRRQVQELSRAAEQRMSEAEEALRKAQAEAEKVVAEAKESAAKALASAEQTNEQRTRTAKEQVARLVGEATKDAESTRTEAEQLVADARAEAEKIVAEAVEKARTLTAEESATQLSKAAKTAEDVLNKASEDAKRTTKAATEEAERIRTEAEAEADRLRAEAHDIAEQLKGAAKDDTKEYRAKTVELQEEARRLRGEAEQLRSDAVAEGEKIRAEARKEAVAQIEEAAKTAEELLAKAKADADELRRTATADSEKVRTEAIERATTLRRQAEETLERTRAEAERHRTEAAERAEELQAEAERSARELREETERAVEARQAEAADELTRLHTEAEERRTAAEQALTEAREEGERIRREAAEEAERLRTEAAERIRTLQQQAETEAERLRTEAAADASASRAEGEAVAVRLRSEAASEAERLKSEAQESADRVRAEAQTAAERIAAEASEALAAAQEEAARRRREAEETLGSARQEADQERERAREQSEELLASARNRVEEAQAEATRLVEEADRRATEMVSAAEQHATQVRESVAGLHEQAQEEITGLRSAAEHAAERTRREAEEEADRVRADAYAERERASEDAGRLRREAQEETEAAKALAERTVSEAITEADRIRSDVSEHAQRVRTEASDTIAEAEQSAARTRADAREDANRIRSDAATQADTLITEARSEAERLTVETAAETDRIRTETVAEAERVRTEAATEAERVRTEAAGEAERLRTETVAEAERVRAEATARAEQLVSDAAGEAERLRTEAAETVGSAQQHAERVRTEAERVQAEAAAEAERVTAAAREEAERTLDEARRDANKRRSEAAEQVDTLITETTAEADKLLTEAQQQAQKTTADAESQADTMVGAARTEADRIVSEATVEGNTRVEKARTDADELLVGARRDATAVRERAEELRQRLTSEIEELHERARREAAETMKSAGDRCDALVKAAEEQLAKAEAKAKELVSEANSEAGKVRIAAVKKAEGLLKEAEQKKATLVREAEELKAEAVREARRTVDEGKRELEILVRRREDINAEISRVQDVLEALESFEAPTGGGKDNGVKAGATVGAPRSGGKSSDG
- a CDS encoding ABC transporter ATP-binding protein — translated: MIELEGLTKRYGEKVAVNNLSFTVRPGIITGFLGPNGAGKSTTMRMVLGLDRPTAGDVRIDGKHYDQLKDPLTYIGALLEAKAWHGGRSAYNHLLCLAQSNGIPASRVREVLDTVGLSAVARKKTKGFSLGMGQRLGIAGALLGDPRILMFDEPVNGLDPEGIHWIRNLMKTLASQGRTVFVSSHLMSEMALTADHLVVIGQGRLLADTSMAEFIAENSRSYVRIRTPQRERLLDVLHGDGITVVETGAEALEVDGDKSEAIGELAARHQIVLHELSPQRASLEEAFMQLTAESVEYHAHDGQPPGPVPPQQAQRQQQWGSDWRKG
- a CDS encoding ABC transporter permease, which translates into the protein MSMAATQAVRSEWTKIRSVASTVWTLGLAVVVTIALGMLISALSKSEFGNMSERDQLTFDPTFISFAGTSLGQLAMIVFGVLVVANEYSSGMIRTSLAAVPQRGTFLFSKIAVATALALVVSMVTSFATFFLGQAMLGDLKASIGDPGVLRAVIGGGLYMTLIAMFSMGVAAMLRSPMLSLGILMPFFFLISNILGNVPATEKVGRFLPDQAGSKIMQVVAPIDDDVPYGPWGGLGIMALWVIAALVGGYVVLKKRDA
- a CDS encoding ABC transporter ATP-binding protein; the encoded protein is MIEAVGLTKRYGDKTAVYNLSFQVRPGAVTGFLGPNGSGKSTTMRMILGLDNPTAGHVTIGGHPYRKLPNAPRQVGALLDAKAVHGGRAARNHLLSLAQLSGIPARRVDEVLGVVGLQDVARRRSKGFSLGMGQRLGIAAALLGDPQVLLFDEPVNGLDPEGIHWVRNLMKALAAEGRTVFVSSHLMSEMALTADHLIVIGRGQLLSDMSVKDFISANSADFARVRTPEGEPQLREKLTSALTEAGGHVMSEQDGALRVTGLALPRISDIAHGSDVRLWELSPHQASLEEAYMRMTQGAVDYRSTADQKAGLQQPLPPGAQPPMPVPGQGQPGWYAPPPPQQGGQPFPAPQGAPQGAPGRAPAGPYGAPAAPAAVPGGQSANPYAAQQAPHAPQAPAQAPTPPGAAPSPTSAPAPVTEPTKPEDAR